A portion of the Sulfuricurvum kujiense DSM 16994 genome contains these proteins:
- a CDS encoding tyrosine-type recombinase/integrase, with protein sequence MTGQVTLKKERLKTVSYYADLFMDSKRQTTVPRTHERYLSIIKHSILPVFGDSPIRELKVSNVEKWRNDLLKRFTAKTVKEYQIVLRGIFQKALHDEEIGKNPIDALDSLKVKKPHVVPFMPYEVKLILDTAQGWFKNYLALGFMTGMRVGEIVALKWENVNLKKREIYVCASRIEGVEGTTKTQSSIRYIPIIDTLVPFLEAQKKLSGDKEYVFVNQYGEVFYDYKTIGANQWKSILKECKLDHRRMYEMRHTCATNLLMSGQYSVNEIASILGHTTPQMLFERYTRNISAERKPFNKTIDIYGVAGMAL encoded by the coding sequence ATGACGGGGCAGGTAACACTCAAAAAAGAGCGTCTTAAAACAGTGAGCTATTACGCTGATTTATTCATGGACTCAAAGCGACAGACAACTGTCCCGCGAACCCATGAACGCTATTTGTCCATCATAAAACATTCAATACTTCCAGTGTTCGGAGATAGTCCGATTCGGGAGTTAAAAGTATCGAATGTCGAGAAATGGCGAAATGATCTTTTAAAACGTTTTACAGCAAAGACAGTCAAGGAATATCAAATTGTTCTGCGAGGGATTTTTCAAAAAGCCCTCCATGATGAAGAGATCGGGAAAAACCCTATAGATGCACTGGATAGTTTAAAGGTGAAAAAACCTCATGTTGTCCCATTTATGCCTTATGAGGTTAAACTCATCTTGGACACGGCGCAGGGATGGTTTAAAAACTATCTTGCGTTAGGATTCATGACGGGAATGCGCGTCGGTGAGATTGTTGCCCTTAAATGGGAAAACGTCAATCTGAAAAAACGGGAAATATACGTTTGTGCTTCTCGGATAGAGGGTGTTGAGGGAACAACGAAAACACAAAGCAGTATTCGTTACATTCCAATCATTGATACTTTAGTACCTTTCTTGGAAGCTCAGAAAAAACTGAGTGGCGATAAAGAGTATGTGTTTGTCAATCAATATGGAGAAGTCTTTTATGATTACAAAACCATTGGTGCAAACCAATGGAAAAGTATTTTAAAAGAGTGTAAATTAGATCATCGGCGAATGTATGAAATGCGCCATACGTGCGCAACCAATCTTTTAATGAGTGGTCAGTACAGTGTTAATGAAATTGCTTCTATATTGGGACATACGACACCACAAATGCTGTTTGAACGTTATACGAGAAACATATCGGCTGAGAGAAAACCATTTAACAAGACGATAGATATATACGGTGTCGCAGGTATGGCACTATAG
- a CDS encoding deoxyguanosinetriphosphate triphosphohydrolase, translating into MLPNQRFHPISDDFRSPYARDRDRIIHSGSFRRLEYKTQVFLNSQGDFFRTRLTHSIEVSQIARSIASHLGLEESLAESIALSHDLGHTPFGHIGGDTLDECLKERGFVSGFEHNFQSFRVVTKLEQRYKAFLGLNLTYATLEGIIKHSYPYNKTFLPNAIREVFALDTHPSIEAMVVDRADEIAYISHDIDDGVASGLITFETLKSSELIQTILQKVYAEGIHEDEDEMFRYRFSSHLINHLVYSLLEYSHDKVDNSRVLASAIPATEEIPIGFEPELETQIKKLKKILFQELYQHKQIMRKMFSGKQAIIGLFNALMEEPKMLPHYYLEQCERRNKHRIISDYIASMSDRYAMKLYNELYGREG; encoded by the coding sequence GTGCTTCCAAATCAACGTTTCCATCCTATTAGTGATGATTTCCGCTCCCCTTATGCGAGGGATCGTGATCGTATCATCCATTCGGGGAGTTTTCGTCGTCTGGAATACAAAACACAGGTTTTTTTGAACTCGCAAGGGGATTTTTTTCGAACCCGTCTCACCCACAGTATCGAAGTCAGCCAAATTGCCCGTTCCATTGCTTCGCATCTAGGACTGGAAGAATCGCTTGCCGAGAGTATCGCCCTGTCTCACGATTTGGGTCATACCCCTTTCGGACACATCGGAGGGGATACGCTTGATGAATGTTTAAAAGAGCGGGGATTTGTCAGCGGATTTGAACATAACTTTCAAAGTTTCCGGGTAGTAACCAAACTGGAACAGCGTTATAAAGCATTTTTAGGATTGAATCTAACGTATGCAACCTTGGAAGGGATTATAAAACACTCCTATCCCTATAACAAAACATTTTTACCCAACGCAATCCGTGAGGTATTTGCTCTTGATACCCATCCCAGTATCGAGGCGATGGTTGTTGACCGTGCCGATGAGATCGCCTATATCAGTCATGATATTGATGACGGCGTCGCCTCGGGGCTTATTACCTTTGAGACCCTAAAATCGAGCGAATTGATTCAGACGATTTTGCAAAAAGTTTATGCGGAGGGGATACATGAAGATGAGGACGAAATGTTCCGTTACCGCTTCAGTTCCCATCTTATCAATCATCTTGTGTATTCACTATTGGAATATTCACATGACAAGGTCGATAACAGCCGCGTATTGGCTTCAGCTATTCCAGCCACAGAAGAGATACCTATCGGTTTTGAACCGGAGCTGGAAACACAAATTAAAAAACTCAAAAAAATTCTATTTCAAGAGCTTTACCAGCACAAACAGATTATGCGCAAAATGTTTTCAGGAAAACAGGCGATTATAGGACTTTTTAATGCTTTGATGGAAGAACCGAAGATGCTGCCGCATTACTATCTTGAACAGTGCGAGCGACGCAATAAGCATCGTATTATCAGCGATTATATTGCGAGCATGTCGGACCGCTATGCAATGAAACTCTATAATGAGTTATACGGAAGAGAAGGATAG
- a CDS encoding diguanylate cyclase domain-containing protein — translation MHLIFILLIATNLFSANSLTFGVFAYHSPSKIIKEYQPVVDHLSKELNTTITLKILSQQDLEKQVSQDKIDIIATNPTHFLALHAKGHVTGAMVTEVKKYDKFLTPYLGGVIITRSDRHDIRTLQDLKGKVIAIPGKKFLGGFQTQNYEFEKLGINLNKYSVLHKESNHNEVVKSVINGKADAGFVRTGIIEEMNIDKQLDKSKLFIINERHYHYFPLKISTELYPEWAIATSMHLPVPTVQKIVLALYSYKAKSNGRGVIEGFTIPADYANIDSLARVLRLPPYEKAPHFTFVDVWDKYKFWIILLTISSTTIFILLIIVYRINRKLNQTSAELFDLATHDPLTGLFNRRGMMERLKFLLAELGRNKKNGALIYLDLDNFKPLNDSYGHAIGDELLIQVSKRIGMTVRAIDTIARMGGDEFLVILSHMEPTKVYEDAKQIAEKLRTVLNEPFSISINEELEIKHSISASIGMVIFDEHHKADTIIIHADAAMYEAKEQGRNRVVVGKC, via the coding sequence ATGCATTTAATATTTATTCTTCTTATAGCAACTAATCTTTTTAGCGCTAATTCATTAACTTTTGGTGTTTTTGCTTATCATAGTCCTTCTAAAATTATCAAAGAGTATCAACCTGTCGTAGACCATTTGTCCAAAGAACTTAACACTACTATAACTTTAAAAATTCTCTCTCAACAAGATTTAGAAAAACAAGTATCGCAAGATAAAATCGATATTATTGCGACCAACCCTACCCACTTTTTAGCACTCCACGCCAAAGGACACGTGACTGGTGCAATGGTTACAGAAGTTAAAAAGTATGATAAGTTTCTGACGCCTTATCTTGGAGGGGTTATTATTACTAGATCAGACCGTCACGATATCCGAACACTTCAGGATTTAAAAGGTAAAGTCATCGCCATTCCTGGGAAAAAGTTTTTAGGTGGATTTCAAACGCAAAATTATGAGTTTGAGAAATTGGGGATAAATCTAAACAAATATTCCGTACTTCATAAGGAATCTAACCATAATGAAGTTGTTAAAAGTGTAATAAATGGTAAAGCGGACGCAGGATTTGTGCGTACGGGTATCATTGAAGAAATGAACATAGACAAACAACTGGATAAATCCAAACTCTTTATTATTAATGAGCGTCATTATCATTATTTTCCATTGAAAATATCGACCGAGCTTTATCCAGAATGGGCAATAGCAACATCTATGCATCTGCCTGTACCCACGGTACAAAAAATTGTACTTGCGTTATATAGCTATAAAGCAAAAAGTAATGGAAGAGGGGTTATTGAAGGGTTTACAATACCAGCTGATTATGCAAACATTGATTCACTTGCACGTGTATTGCGCCTTCCTCCTTATGAAAAAGCGCCACATTTTACCTTTGTCGATGTTTGGGATAAATATAAATTTTGGATTATATTATTGACAATCAGCAGTACGACTATTTTTATACTTTTAATCATCGTTTATCGTATTAATAGAAAATTGAACCAAACATCTGCTGAATTATTTGATTTGGCTACTCATGATCCTCTTACAGGACTTTTCAATCGCAGAGGGATGATGGAGCGATTAAAATTTTTATTGGCAGAGTTAGGAAGAAATAAAAAAAACGGAGCACTTATTTACCTTGATCTTGATAACTTCAAACCATTAAATGATTCCTACGGACATGCTATAGGTGATGAATTGCTTATTCAAGTATCAAAACGAATTGGAATGACTGTCCGTGCTATTGATACCATTGCCCGTATGGGGGGAGATGAGTTTTTAGTCATACTTTCACATATGGAACCAACAAAAGTTTATGAAGATGCTAAACAAATTGCTGAAAAACTCCGCACGGTGCTTAATGAACCATTTAGTATTTCAATAAATGAAGAACTAGAAATCAAACATTCTATCTCTGCAAGTATAGGGATGGTTATATTCGATGAGCATCATAAAGCGGATACGATAATAATTCATGCAGATGCTGCAATGTATGAAGCAAAGGAACAAGGGAGAAATCGAGTTGTAGTGGGGAAGTGTTAG
- a CDS encoding sulfite exporter TauE/SafE family protein → MHGIEWWLIISIAFAGSFGHCIGMCGGFIVAYSSTKIDATMSRSAQLIRHSAYNIGRVSSYVLLGMIFGTIGSLFALSMEMHGALFIFAGIIMIVTALGMFGLSKLIHVLERGFSSNPLFKTLFSRLIKSKSIGSFFALGVMNGFFPCGFVFFFAAKAAASASIIDGGLIMAAFGLATVPTLLALGQSVSFFKEIAFRQTMNRIAALAILIYGLYSVYYGLAYFFNLPI, encoded by the coding sequence ATGCACGGCATCGAATGGTGGTTGATTATTTCCATCGCATTTGCAGGAAGTTTCGGTCACTGCATCGGAATGTGCGGAGGATTTATTGTCGCATACAGTTCGACAAAAATAGATGCGACGATGAGCCGTAGTGCACAGCTTATACGCCATAGTGCCTATAATATTGGGCGAGTCAGCTCCTATGTCCTGCTTGGAATGATCTTCGGAACAATCGGATCACTGTTTGCGCTAAGTATGGAGATGCACGGAGCATTGTTTATTTTTGCCGGAATCATCATGATTGTTACGGCATTGGGAATGTTCGGTTTATCCAAACTCATTCATGTATTGGAGCGGGGATTTTCAAGCAATCCTCTTTTCAAAACTCTCTTTTCACGACTTATCAAAAGCAAAAGTATCGGAAGCTTTTTCGCATTAGGGGTAATGAACGGCTTTTTCCCGTGCGGATTTGTCTTTTTCTTCGCTGCCAAAGCAGCTGCCTCAGCATCCATCATCGACGGCGGGCTGATTATGGCGGCATTCGGACTTGCGACCGTTCCGACACTTCTTGCACTTGGGCAGTCGGTAAGCTTTTTTAAGGAGATCGCATTTCGCCAAACAATGAATCGTATCGCCGCATTGGCGATTCTCATTTACGGTCTTTACAGCGTCTATTACGGATTGGCCTATTTTTTTAATTTACCGATTTAA
- a CDS encoding MgtC/SapB family protein: MDSLFIQNSILSLVLGFLIGLQREMHTIYLHKAKDFGGARTFSMIAFFGYLSAWFSAFIPYFFLIAAGLSGLLLIAAYIVNSLSASEKGTTTEFTALVTFVIGAMLHFTLPLLAAFITMIVLFVLNLKEKIQEYEKTITKQDLSAAILFMLMTFVILPILPDRAIDPMGLINLYRIWIMVVLVAGISFFGYIAIRILGSTHGISAAGLFGGLVSSTAVAMSMARRVHENGFLAKNLAMGIALASSVMLLRAGIEIWVINPALVQTFIIPIAIGTLAGYGYIAMLYFTSKRENISQNIEFKNPFDLKEALVMGLVFGATLALISLSNRYIGDMGVYAVALVSGIADVDAIILSLSSLAKNGLNPSTAHHAILIAIISNTFAKAALVLFFGKIGLFRLVITYYLISIGAFALTALLMY; encoded by the coding sequence ATGGATTCGTTATTTATACAAAATAGTATCCTCTCATTGGTTTTGGGATTTTTGATCGGGTTGCAACGTGAAATGCATACCATCTATTTGCATAAAGCAAAAGATTTCGGAGGGGCCCGTACATTCTCTATGATTGCTTTTTTCGGCTATCTTTCCGCCTGGTTCAGTGCTTTTATCCCTTATTTTTTCTTAATAGCGGCAGGGCTTTCGGGCTTATTGCTTATCGCAGCGTATATCGTCAATAGTTTATCCGCATCCGAAAAAGGGACAACAACCGAATTTACGGCACTTGTCACCTTTGTGATCGGGGCGATGCTGCATTTTACCCTTCCTCTGCTTGCCGCGTTTATCACGATGATCGTACTGTTTGTCCTCAATTTAAAAGAGAAAATCCAGGAATACGAAAAGACTATTACCAAACAGGACCTCAGTGCCGCGATTTTATTTATGCTCATGACGTTTGTTATTCTTCCGATCCTTCCTGACCGGGCAATTGATCCGATGGGATTGATCAATTTGTATCGAATATGGATTATGGTGGTATTGGTTGCGGGTATCTCTTTTTTTGGCTATATCGCGATTAGAATTTTAGGGTCTACCCACGGCATCAGTGCTGCCGGCCTTTTCGGCGGATTGGTTTCCTCTACCGCTGTCGCCATGAGTATGGCCCGTCGGGTTCATGAAAACGGTTTCTTGGCTAAAAATCTGGCTATGGGGATTGCTCTGGCTTCATCGGTGATGCTTTTACGTGCAGGGATCGAGATATGGGTCATCAATCCGGCGCTGGTACAGACTTTTATCATCCCTATCGCTATAGGGACGTTGGCGGGATATGGCTATATCGCTATGCTCTATTTTACGTCAAAGCGTGAAAATATATCTCAGAATATTGAATTTAAAAATCCGTTTGATCTCAAAGAAGCCCTCGTCATGGGGTTGGTTTTCGGTGCTACGCTGGCTCTTATATCACTCTCAAACCGCTATATCGGAGACATGGGCGTCTATGCGGTTGCGTTGGTTTCGGGGATTGCCGATGTTGATGCGATTATCCTCTCGCTCTCTTCGTTGGCAAAGAACGGGTTAAACCCCTCTACGGCACACCATGCGATTCTTATCGCCATTATCAGCAATACCTTTGCTAAAGCGGCATTGGTTCTTTTTTTCGGGAAAATCGGGCTTTTTCGGCTGGTAATTACCTATTATCTGATTTCAATCGGCGCATTTGCATTGACGGCACTGCTGATGTATTAA
- a CDS encoding heme-binding domain-containing protein — translation MNFKTVSVAVIAAVVAIQFIPYGKDHTNPPIVSEPQWDSPRTKELFNRACADCHSNETAYPWYSNIAPVSWLIAHDIDEGREHFNVSMWGAQKKNEGEDAAKEVREGEMPIWFYTIPHPEAKLSSSEKQELISGLEKTFGKEEEEEK, via the coding sequence ATGAATTTCAAAACTGTCTCCGTTGCCGTCATCGCAGCGGTTGTCGCCATTCAATTTATCCCTTATGGCAAAGATCATACCAATCCTCCGATTGTCAGCGAGCCACAGTGGGATTCTCCCCGAACCAAAGAGCTTTTTAATCGCGCCTGCGCCGACTGCCACTCCAATGAAACTGCGTATCCTTGGTACAGCAATATCGCACCTGTTTCATGGCTCATAGCACACGATATCGATGAGGGACGTGAACATTTTAATGTCTCGATGTGGGGTGCGCAAAAGAAAAATGAAGGTGAAGATGCCGCTAAAGAGGTACGCGAAGGGGAAATGCCGATATGGTTCTATACCATTCCACATCCTGAAGCTAAACTCAGCAGCAGTGAAAAACAAGAGCTGATCAGCGGTCTTGAAAAAACTTTCGGTAAAGAAGAAGAGGAAGAAAAATAA
- a CDS encoding energy transducer TonB yields MRSANSFFISVGIHLSLAALMIGTLSAVRKNTPAAEEKMVLNLLTQTPAPKFPEPVAKPQPPVQPKVPLPAVKPPEARPVPQPKKTVTEQSKPFMNTPVQTAPLAPNVSSVPPARVTEQPIQPQAIKAVPPAQKQQERYEEENLGRIRSILMERLTYPKNALRLKQEGEATVTFTFEPDREVSQISITKSSGFDLLDEAAKNLIISSASEFPKPSKTVRISVPIAYKLR; encoded by the coding sequence GTGCGAAGCGCCAACTCTTTTTTTATTTCGGTAGGGATCCATCTTTCGCTGGCCGCGCTGATGATCGGAACTCTCAGCGCCGTACGCAAAAATACACCGGCTGCAGAGGAGAAGATGGTTCTGAACCTTCTGACGCAAACTCCTGCGCCAAAATTTCCCGAACCTGTCGCAAAACCGCAGCCGCCAGTGCAGCCGAAAGTCCCTTTGCCTGCTGTTAAACCGCCGGAGGCCCGTCCGGTGCCTCAGCCCAAAAAAACAGTTACCGAGCAAAGCAAACCGTTCATGAATACACCGGTACAAACGGCTCCGCTTGCCCCGAATGTTTCGAGCGTCCCTCCGGCAAGGGTTACCGAACAACCGATTCAGCCCCAGGCAATAAAAGCGGTTCCGCCTGCCCAAAAACAGCAAGAACGTTATGAAGAGGAAAATTTGGGAAGGATTCGTTCTATTTTGATGGAAAGGCTCACCTATCCTAAAAATGCATTGCGGTTAAAACAAGAAGGAGAGGCTACCGTCACCTTTACGTTCGAACCAGATCGCGAAGTGAGTCAAATCTCAATCACCAAAAGTTCCGGATTTGATCTGCTTGATGAAGCCGCTAAAAATCTGATAATCAGTTCGGCCTCCGAATTTCCAAAACCGTCAAAAACTGTCCGAATCAGCGTCCCGATCGCGTATAAGCTTCGGTAA
- a CDS encoding phosphatase PAP2 family protein yields the protein MSENTSMIRTSLIVFLCAAFSFFYIDQVLALYFHNFHNSWVIAIFNYITKLGDSLYSLALLSILFLLYRRQKPLFSQKMLYLFATVVLSGLIVDVIKIIVSRLRPNMLFEHDMYGFVWFKLGYEFNSLPSGHSATAFALSIGLSLLFPRYKYLYILIGLLVVMSRVILTCHYLSDILLGSLFGWLTALIIYRKYFTRSLIQCPAMS from the coding sequence GTGTCTGAGAATACATCAATGATTCGAACCTCACTTATTGTATTTTTGTGTGCAGCTTTTTCTTTCTTTTATATAGACCAAGTTTTAGCTCTCTATTTTCATAATTTTCATAATTCTTGGGTCATTGCTATTTTTAACTATATCACCAAACTGGGTGATTCTCTATACAGTTTAGCCCTTTTATCTATTCTTTTTCTCCTTTATCGTCGACAAAAACCCCTTTTTTCTCAAAAAATGTTGTATCTTTTTGCTACCGTAGTTCTAAGCGGCTTAATAGTGGATGTAATTAAAATCATTGTTTCCCGATTGCGTCCAAATATGTTATTCGAGCATGACATGTACGGTTTTGTGTGGTTTAAACTCGGATATGAATTTAACTCTTTGCCCTCTGGGCATTCTGCAACGGCATTTGCTTTATCTATCGGTCTATCATTGCTGTTCCCAAGGTATAAATATCTGTATATTCTTATTGGACTCTTGGTAGTCATGAGCAGAGTTATTCTAACTTGTCATTACCTGAGTGATATTCTCTTGGGAAGTCTCTTCGGTTGGCTTACGGCATTAATTATTTATCGAAAATATTTTACCCGTTCACTGATTCAATGCCCTGCTATGTCATAA
- a CDS encoding HDOD domain-containing protein, whose protein sequence is MLEEIKSLPPLPISVVRIQEICMSNDTDIDELSRVIEHDPMLSANILKSVNSPLYGMSKEISSVHQAVMLFGISMIRGFAAASAIKKSIIIDLSSYSVTIDDLTKVSALQTALAREWYRNVDKSMLPLLQSSAFLMELGKLVASLKIISSGNLADFISDIAEGKSVEETERKYLESSSYEIAAIMFEHWNFEPALIDALREITDPSTQNPYSRALRAITQAVNFQEIFSEQSLSAALATIEEFGLNKDAFEEAVLTVKAAQKE, encoded by the coding sequence ATGCTTGAAGAGATAAAAAGCCTTCCGCCTTTACCGATTTCAGTTGTTCGGATTCAAGAAATCTGTATGAGCAACGATACGGATATTGATGAGCTCTCACGTGTGATCGAACATGATCCGATGCTTAGTGCCAATATCCTCAAATCGGTTAATTCGCCGTTGTATGGAATGAGTAAAGAGATTTCTTCTGTCCATCAGGCGGTAATGTTATTTGGAATTTCGATGATTCGGGGTTTTGCGGCAGCAAGCGCTATCAAAAAATCAATTATAATCGATCTGAGTTCCTATTCGGTGACCATTGACGATTTGACAAAAGTTTCTGCTCTTCAAACCGCCTTAGCGCGTGAATGGTATCGAAATGTTGACAAAAGTATGTTGCCGTTGCTCCAAAGCAGCGCTTTTTTAATGGAACTCGGCAAGCTTGTTGCATCGCTTAAAATCATTAGTTCAGGAAATTTGGCCGATTTTATAAGTGATATTGCCGAAGGCAAAAGTGTAGAAGAAACGGAACGAAAATATCTCGAGTCCAGCAGTTATGAAATTGCCGCAATCATGTTTGAACATTGGAATTTTGAGCCGGCCCTTATCGATGCGTTAAGAGAAATAACCGATCCTTCGACTCAAAATCCATATTCACGGGCCTTGAGAGCTATTACCCAAGCCGTCAACTTTCAAGAAATCTTTAGCGAGCAAAGCCTAAGTGCGGCATTAGCGACAATCGAAGAATTCGGTTTAAACAAAGATGCGTTTGAAGAGGCTGTCCTGACAGTGAAAGCGGCTCAAAAAGAGTAA
- a CDS encoding cation transporter: MKKVLLTLCALVAVASADQLVNLKIDGMMCPACVKNVKGSLADVKGVKESTVYLKEGKAEVKAADSTKADSLCDAVKKAGYGCTVTK; this comes from the coding sequence ATGAAAAAAGTTCTTCTCACTTTGTGTGCATTAGTAGCGGTTGCTAGTGCCGATCAACTGGTCAATCTTAAAATTGACGGAATGATGTGTCCTGCTTGTGTTAAAAATGTAAAAGGCTCATTGGCGGATGTCAAAGGGGTTAAAGAATCGACTGTTTATCTTAAAGAGGGAAAAGCCGAAGTTAAAGCGGCTGATAGCACTAAAGCCGATAGCCTGTGCGATGCCGTTAAAAAAGCAGGCTACGGCTGTACAGTCACTAAATAA
- a CDS encoding helix-turn-helix domain-containing protein gives MASIELITKEDFDELKALIIGAVRPLMTVEEAGEYLRLSPHTIRHKIADQTFILGVHYSDKAGKILFAKERLDTWLWEESKESNNVSIQKKQSGVDRLIRQWSESQEIHGTGVDCKQRQKGRKRPHSPIKNGDNDGAGNTQKRAS, from the coding sequence ATGGCAAGTATAGAGCTAATTACCAAAGAAGATTTCGACGAACTCAAAGCCCTCATTATTGGAGCGGTTCGCCCACTCATGACAGTTGAAGAGGCAGGGGAATATTTGCGATTATCACCCCATACCATCCGCCATAAAATCGCCGATCAAACATTTATTCTCGGAGTACATTATTCAGACAAAGCAGGTAAAATACTTTTTGCAAAAGAGCGTCTGGATACTTGGCTTTGGGAGGAATCTAAGGAGTCAAACAATGTCAGTATTCAAAAAAAACAATCGGGTGTGGATAGACTTATTCGTCAATGGAGCGAGAGTCAGGAAATCCACGGGACTGGAGTGGACTGCAAGCAACGTCAAAAAGGTCGAAAAAGACCTCATTCCCCAATTAAAAATGGGGATAATGACGGGGCAGGTAACACTCAAAAAAGAGCGTCTTAA
- the purM gene encoding phosphoribosylformylglycinamidine cyclo-ligase: MSQISYKDAGVDIDAGNSFVENIKPLVKSTAIPGVLGGIGSFAGAFELPSGYREPVMLAATDGVGTKLKLAIDSGIHNTVGIDLVAMCVNDLICNFGTPSFFLDYYATGKLDVTAATAVVSGIAEGCRQAECALIGGETAEMPGMYHSDDYDLAGFAVGIGEKSELDRSDKVQAGDILIALPSSGLHSNGFSLARKVLFEKMGMKFEDEFEGKPLIETLLTPTRIYVKTFKALKNKIQALAHITGGGIVENFPRVLPEGLRAVITESSIRVLPIFELIGQHVERAEMFRAFNMGVGMILVVKEADVADVLAATDGYVIGHLEEGKREAVLV; this comes from the coding sequence ATGAGCCAAATCAGCTATAAAGATGCCGGTGTCGATATCGATGCGGGTAACAGTTTTGTCGAAAATATCAAACCACTCGTTAAATCGACGGCTATCCCCGGCGTATTAGGCGGTATCGGTTCGTTTGCGGGAGCGTTTGAACTCCCTAGCGGCTACCGTGAACCCGTAATGCTCGCTGCGACAGACGGTGTCGGAACAAAACTCAAACTCGCTATCGACTCAGGGATCCACAATACAGTCGGAATCGATTTGGTCGCAATGTGCGTCAACGATTTGATCTGTAATTTCGGGACCCCTTCATTTTTCCTCGATTACTATGCAACCGGGAAACTCGACGTCACTGCCGCAACGGCAGTCGTAAGCGGTATCGCGGAAGGGTGCCGCCAGGCGGAATGCGCACTCATCGGCGGAGAGACGGCAGAGATGCCGGGAATGTACCATAGCGATGATTACGATTTGGCAGGGTTTGCCGTCGGTATCGGTGAGAAAAGCGAACTCGACCGCTCTGACAAAGTGCAAGCGGGAGATATTTTGATCGCATTGCCGAGTTCCGGGCTCCATTCAAACGGATTCTCATTGGCGCGCAAAGTTTTGTTTGAGAAAATGGGGATGAAATTCGAGGATGAATTCGAAGGAAAACCCTTGATCGAAACCCTTTTGACCCCTACACGCATCTATGTCAAAACCTTCAAAGCGCTCAAAAACAAAATTCAAGCTCTTGCTCATATTACAGGCGGGGGAATCGTCGAAAATTTCCCTCGCGTCCTTCCGGAAGGACTGCGTGCGGTTATTACCGAATCATCGATCCGTGTCTTGCCGATTTTCGAACTAATCGGCCAACACGTCGAACGAGCTGAAATGTTCCGTGCATTCAATATGGGTGTCGGAATGATCCTCGTCGTGAAAGAAGCCGATGTTGCCGATGTGCTCGCTGCTACTGACGGCTATGTAATCGGTCATCTCGAAGAGGGCAAACGGGAAGCGGTTTTAGTCTAA
- a CDS encoding spermidine synthase, which produces MKTFIYPEMMTHVAMCTHKNPRSVMIISNQSDLIKVEMGRYREVDTEYLDANNLLTALRDRADKESDVLLLDTLSDDSAVFAHVNRILKDDALMVLKHPDLDDVSANTKLMQILGNYFKIIMPYHLEDGSTLLLCSKEYHPTADLILQRSDLLEGHHYYNCDIHIAAFAMPQYIRKNYLGIIRN; this is translated from the coding sequence ATGAAAACATTTATTTATCCAGAAATGATGACCCATGTTGCCATGTGTACCCATAAAAATCCCCGTTCTGTAATGATTATCAGCAATCAAAGCGATTTGATTAAAGTAGAAATGGGGCGTTACCGCGAGGTAGACACCGAGTATTTGGACGCAAACAATCTTCTCACCGCATTACGTGACCGAGCCGACAAAGAGAGCGATGTGTTACTTTTGGATACGCTGAGCGATGATAGCGCCGTATTCGCCCATGTAAACCGTATTTTAAAAGATGACGCTCTGATGGTATTAAAACACCCTGATTTGGACGATGTGAGTGCTAATACCAAGTTGATGCAAATTTTGGGGAACTATTTCAAAATTATAATGCCTTATCATTTGGAAGACGGCTCAACGCTTTTACTCTGCTCCAAAGAGTACCATCCGACAGCTGACCTGATTTTGCAGCGAAGCGACTTGCTGGAAGGGCACCACTACTATAACTGCGATATTCACATTGCCGCATTCGCGATGCCGCAATACATCCGTAAAAATTACCTCGGGATTATTCGTAATTAA